ATCGCCACGTCGTCGGTCCTGTAGACGATCGGCCGGACCACGCGGTTGACCTCGACCCGTTCCGATCCGCGGATCGCGGTGACGTTGACCGTCGCCGGTGCGCCGGTCTCCAGCGTCGCGGAGTCGAGCGTGAGTTCGGTCGTCCGGCTCGTCGCCGTCCCGTAGTACAGCGCCTCCATGTCGGCCGCGACCGCCTGCATCGCGAACTCCCCGTTGTCGGCGACCGTCGACGACTGCACCTGGTCGAGCGCCGTCACCCCGAAGGTCACGACCCCGCCGATCGCCAGCACGACCGCCGAGAAGACCAGCACGTAGCCGATGAGTTCGCTCTGTCCCCTGCGGGTGCGCCGCTCACGCATGTCTGATCACCACTTCCTGCCCGGTGTGGACGTACTCGACCCGGACCGTTCCGCCGTTGATCCGCGTCGAACGCAGTCCGGTGTCGACCTGTCGGACGGGGACGGTCACGTTCACGTTCAGGTCGGCTGCGGCGAGATAGAGCGTGTATCGGCCGTCGTCCGGGTCGTCGGCGATCACGCCGATCCGGTACTGCGAGCCGGCGACGCGGTCGGGGAACTGTCGCGTCACGGCCGCCGTCTCCGGGACCGCCTCGGTCTCGTTGAACCGGTCGACGGTCATGACCGTCCCCGCCAGCTGCTGGCCCACGACCTCGAGTTGCTGGCGGGCGGTGTCCTCCCGTTCGTTCTGGATGAGCGACTCCGTCCCCAGCACCAGCCCGGTCGTCAACACCAGCGCCAGCGAGACGATGAGGACGTACGAGATCGCCGTCGAGACCGCGCGGTCGTCCATCATGACAGTTCCCTGTGCGCGATGTCGATGTTCGTCTCGTAGGACACCGTCGCCGAGTGATAGCGGTACCTGACGCGGGCGCCGAACAGCACCGGCTCCGCCGACGAACGGGACCCGGCGTCGAACTTGTCGCTGAGCGACGGCGACCCGCTGGACGGTGGCTCGTCGACGATCATCCAGTACTTCCCGAATATCTTGTGGCTCCGGGTGAAGTTGACCGTGTACTCGTGGCGACCGGGATCGATCGGGTCGAGCGCGTCGCAGTCGTCCCCGTCGACTGTGCCGTTGTGGACGTGGATCGTCGCCGAGTTCGTGGCGGCGACCGACCCCGTCTGGCACTTCCTGATGACCCCCTCCGGACTCCGCGTCCTGATCACCAGCGGGTCACTCAGGCTGAAGTCCTGGTAGATCGTAACGCTCCAGTTCCCGCCGGCGGCTGCCGGCGTCTCGAAACTCATGTTGAACGCGTTCTCCGGCTGGACGGTCGCGGCGGCGATGTCGGTGACGACCAGCGTGAGGTTTCGCACCTCGACGCGTTTCGCCGGATACCAGTAGTCCGCCCCGCCGGTCGCGCCTCCGGCCGGCTGTTCGAACGTGAACCCGGTCTGTTCCTGTTTGATCCGCGTCCCCTCGATGAACTCCGCGCCGCTCGCCTCCATCGTCGCGTTGACCATCCGCCCGCGCCGGGCGTAGTGGCTCGTCGTCTCGTTGCCCACCTGCGTGACGACCGCCTCGAACGGCGCCTCGCGGTTGCCGGCGGAGTAGTTCTCGAAGACGAACCGGAACTGCCTGGTCAGGGCGGTGTCGAGCGACTCCCGGATCGCGACCGCGTCGTTGCCCCGGACGATGTCGTCCTCCTGGCTCGCGAGCGTCGTGGTGTAGCTGCTCGACGTGAGGACGAGCGTCAGTCCGATGAGCGCGACCGCCAGCACGAACGCGCCGGCCAGCAGGAGCTGTGCGCGCCTGTCCCGGTCGGCGGCGCTCAGGTCTGCCACGCGACCACCTCCACTTCGAGGACGTTGTAGAGGTGGCCGTCGGCGCTCGTGTCGAGGTCCGCGGCGAAGAAGTCCGAACGCTCCGTCGACGTGCAGAGGTAGTCCGAGGGGGACGACGGCGACGACGGCGGCGAACAGACGTCGCGGTCGTACAGCGTCACCACCGTCGACGCGCGCACTGCGCCGTCACCGGGCACCCCGTTGTAGATGAGCCGCGTCCGCTGGCGCCCGTCCGTCGGCGTCCGGTGGTAGATGACGACGTTGACGGTGACCGTCGGCCCGACGCTCTGTTTCAGCGCGGTCCCGAACGGGTTCGACGGGTACGCTCCGGTGTACCACTGCCCGTCGGCGTCCTCGAAGCCGCTGGTACCCCAGTCGTCGACGAGCGCCGACTGGAGTTCGCCGGTCTCGGCGGTCTTCGCGAGGGTGCTCTCGATCGTCGAGGCGTCCACGGGCGCCGCCGTCGCGCCGCTGGTCGTCGGCGTGAGAACCGTCGCCTGGAGCGCGAACGCGATCCCCGCGAGGACGACCAGCGCGGCGAGGATGCCTTCGAGCGCGAACAGCTGTCCGCGTTCGCCCCGCACGCTACCACGCCCTCACGACGACGAACACGTTCTCTCCCTCGAACTGCGCGAAGCGTTTGACGGTCACGTAGTTCCGGTTTCTGTTCGCGTTCGGTCCCCTCGCCAGTACCGTCCCGCTCCCGGCCGGGCAGGCCGAGACGCGCACGATGTCCTCGGCGCCCTCGTCCCAGCAGGCGACGTCCATGTGGCCGTTGCCGCCGATGTCCTTCTCGATCGTGACGTTGAACGGCTGGTTCACCGCCCCGGCGGTGTCGGCCGCGATCGAATTGCCGGTCCCGAACCCACAACTCACGCCGCCGTCGAAGAAGGCGAGCACGCAGTGGCGGGCGAGTCCCGGCTGGCCCTCCGAACCCGACAGCGCCGTGTCGGCCAGGTGATCGGCGACCCGCTCGGCGGCCAGGCGGTCCTCGTCGTCGATCCCGGAGTCGTCGCTCAGCGAGCCGAACGCCGTCGGCACGAACACGACCACTCCCAGCACGACGACCAGAAAGAGGGTCACGCCGATCGAGAAGTCGAAGACTGACTGGCCGCGATCGTCGGCTCCGAGACGGTGCGTGTCCCGATTCATCGGTCCCGTGTCCCGAGCGACGACCCCCCTGTGGACCGCGGCCGCGAACGCCCTCCGCTCGCGGGCGGCCCGAGCCGTCACCCCTGTCGTACCTGACATAGTTTAACACGTTTAGATAAAGCTTGCGCCATCCGTGGGTATGGATGCGTGTTACTCACGTCGGCCGCCTGGTCGTCCCACCGAGGGCTCGCCGGTCGGACCGCCGTCAGCGCGCTTATGTCCGCCCGCGACAACGGGCGACCGTGCAGGAGTTCGCGTTCGAGCTCGCGCTGTGTGCGCACCTCGAACGGCCGGACCGGGTCGTCGGCCGCCAGCTCGGCGCCGCGGTCCACGGCCGCCGGGTCGCCGACGTGTGCCTGGTCGAGCCAGGTCCCGAGTTCGACCGCCGCGCGGCGGTCACGCCCCACACGATCCCGCCGCTGGCGATCGAGAGCGACGCCGGCCCGGGCACCGCCCGGCCGGTCGCCGAGGCGTTCGACTGCCACCCAGACCGCGCCCGCGCGGTCGCCGAGCGGGCGGTCGAACTCGGCTTCTTCGAGCGCGAACGCGAGGGGGCGAGCACGGCGGTCCGGCAGACGGTCCGCTACCCCGAGCAGTGGTTCGACTCGCTGGTCGGGATCGAGAACAAGCCCGACCTCGACCGGCCGGGCGACCTGCGGGACCAGCTGCGCATCGACGCCTCGCTGGGGCTGTTCGACGAGGTGGTCCTGGCGACGGAGACGTACGTCACCGGCGCGCACCTCAACCGCCTGCCCGACGCCGTCGGCGTCTGGCGGTTCGACCCCGAGACCGGCGAGCGCGAGGTCGTCCGCGAGCCGGAGCCGCTGGCGACCGACGGACCGGGCATCGAACTCCTCGACCGCGAGCCGGGCCGCGCCGAGGTGCGGCCGGTCACCGCCGCCGAGAAGCGCCGCCAGCGCCGTCGCATCGCAGAGCGCGCCTACGGCAAGGGCTGGCGGACCTACGAGCTGCCCGACTGCGAGCGGTGCGCCCCGAGCGACGCCGAGCCCGCCGACCTCGCCGACGCGCGGCTGCCGTGGTGTGCGTGGACTGACGGGCTCGTCCGTCCGGTCGCCGACTGCGGGCCGACGTGTCCGGGGTACGAACCCGTCGACGGCGGCGATAGTGACGGAGACGCGGAGGGGGTCCCGCCGTCGGAGGGCCCGGAGGCCGTCCGCGCCCGGCGGAGCGCCTGGGAGCCGGACCCCGCGGGCGTCGACCGCCGGCAGGCCGGACTCGACAGGTTTCTGTGAGTCACTCGGCGCCGTCGTCGGCCGCGCCGGCGGTCGGGTCGTCGCCGGTCGTGCCGCCGTCGGTCGTGTCGCCGTCGGTCGGGCTGGCGTCGCTCTCGGCCGACCGCTCGCGCAGGTAGCGGGCCCCGGCGACGTAGACGAGCGTGAATATCAGGACGAACGACGCGGTCTCGGCGGGCGCGACGGCCCCGTCGAGGACGAGCTGGACCCCGACGTAGGCGACCGCCGCGACCGCCGCGACGACGACCGTCGCGAGGACCGGCCGCTCGACCGCGATGTCGTCCGACGCCATATTCATAGCACGTCCCACGGTTTCGATCAGCATAGGTGTGTGGGAGCGCGGCGGAGCGACGGCGTACGCCCGGTCCACACGAAACGGTGGCGGTCGCCGTGTCGCGGCGGGCCGACTCGCAC
Above is a genomic segment from Halosimplex halophilum containing:
- a CDS encoding DUF7261 family protein codes for the protein MADLSAADRDRRAQLLLAGAFVLAVALIGLTLVLTSSSYTTTLASQEDDIVRGNDAVAIRESLDTALTRQFRFVFENYSAGNREAPFEAVVTQVGNETTSHYARRGRMVNATMEASGAEFIEGTRIKQEQTGFTFEQPAGGATGGADYWYPAKRVEVRNLTLVVTDIAAATVQPENAFNMSFETPAAAGGNWSVTIYQDFSLSDPLVIRTRSPEGVIRKCQTGSVAATNSATIHVHNGTVDGDDCDALDPIDPGRHEYTVNFTRSHKIFGKYWMIVDEPPSSGSPSLSDKFDAGSRSSAEPVLFGARVRYRYHSATVSYETNIDIAHRELS
- a CDS encoding DUF7288 family protein: MRGERGQLFALEGILAALVVLAGIAFALQATVLTPTTSGATAAPVDASTIESTLAKTAETGELQSALVDDWGTSGFEDADGQWYTGAYPSNPFGTALKQSVGPTVTVNVVIYHRTPTDGRQRTRLIYNGVPGDGAVRASTVVTLYDRDVCSPPSSPSSPSDYLCTSTERSDFFAADLDTSADGHLYNVLEVEVVAWQT
- a CDS encoding DUF7266 family protein, with translation MMDDRAVSTAISYVLIVSLALVLTTGLVLGTESLIQNEREDTARQQLEVVGQQLAGTVMTVDRFNETEAVPETAAVTRQFPDRVAGSQYRIGVIADDPDDGRYTLYLAAADLNVNVTVPVRQVDTGLRSTRINGGTVRVEYVHTGQEVVIRHA
- a CDS encoding DUF7287 family protein, which gives rise to MNRDTHRLGADDRGQSVFDFSIGVTLFLVVVLGVVVFVPTAFGSLSDDSGIDDEDRLAAERVADHLADTALSGSEGQPGLARHCVLAFFDGGVSCGFGTGNSIAADTAGAVNQPFNVTIEKDIGGNGHMDVACWDEGAEDIVRVSACPAGSGTVLARGPNANRNRNYVTVKRFAQFEGENVFVVVRAW
- a CDS encoding DUF5787 family protein yields the protein MQEFAFELALCAHLERPDRVVGRQLGAAVHGRRVADVCLVEPGPEFDRRAAVTPHTIPPLAIESDAGPGTARPVAEAFDCHPDRARAVAERAVELGFFEREREGASTAVRQTVRYPEQWFDSLVGIENKPDLDRPGDLRDQLRIDASLGLFDEVVLATETYVTGAHLNRLPDAVGVWRFDPETGEREVVREPEPLATDGPGIELLDREPGRAEVRPVTAAEKRRQRRRIAERAYGKGWRTYELPDCERCAPSDAEPADLADARLPWCAWTDGLVRPVADCGPTCPGYEPVDGGDSDGDAEGVPPSEGPEAVRARRSAWEPDPAGVDRRQAGLDRFL